From Acomys russatus chromosome 2, mAcoRus1.1, whole genome shotgun sequence, one genomic window encodes:
- the Ifnb1 gene encoding interferon beta, which yields MTHRWVLHAAFLLCFSTTALSIDYRQLLLQQSNSTRACLDLLRQLDRTLCFSDRVDFKIPEAVKHPRQMGKSYTAFVIQRMLQNIFLLFKNNSSSTGWNATIIERLLDKLHKQIEFLETILKDKQEKEWGTSPAILHLKGYYWRVQRYLKKKGYSSCAWIAAREEISRNFAIIQRLTKNFQD from the coding sequence ATGACCCACAGGTGGGTCCTCCATGCTGCGTTTCTGCTGTGCTTCTCCACCACAGCTCTCTCCATCGACTACAGACAGCTTCTGCTCCAACAAAGCAACAGCACTCGGGCATGCCTGGACCTCTTGCGGCAGTTGGATAGAACGCTCTGCTTCAGTGACAGGGTGGACTTCAAGATCCCCGAGGCAGTGAAGCACCCTCGACAGATGGGGAAGAGCTACACCGCCTTCGTCATCCAAAGGATGCTACAGAatatctttcttctcttcaaaaACAATTCCTCCAGCACTGGGTGGAACGCGACCATCATTGAACGCCTCTTGGATAAACTGCACAAGCAGATAGAGTTTCTGGAGACAATCCTCAAGGACAAACAAGAGAAGGAGTGGGGGACCTCCCCAGCTATTCTACACTTGAAGGGTTATTACTGGAGGGTGCAAAGGTACCTTAAAAAGAAAGGGTATAGCAGCTGCGCCTGGATAGCGGCCCGAGAAGAAATCTCCAGGAACTTTGCCATCATCCAAAGACTCACGAAGAACTTCCAGGACTGA